In the Clupea harengus chromosome 16, Ch_v2.0.2, whole genome shotgun sequence genome, one interval contains:
- the LOC105897475 gene encoding complement C1q-like protein 4 produces MAGLILLLVAPIMLVTGDPLMAMASCVETDGGFVAFTAVLQPPSGDGSDGFQSMGPYSSDTTIIYGNVITNIGDAYNSATGIFTAPVKGVYFFTFTTYSWVTEKDIGVQLMKNTDVVLTVWEWQDKGDNEDYASNSVVLQLQVGDMVYMRLPKNFYIAASRLHNVNTFTGYLLRQM; encoded by the exons ATGGCAGGTCTGATACTGCTCCTGGTTGCACCAATAATGCTGGTCACTGGAGATCCACTGATGGCAATGGCAAGCTGTGTGGAAACAGACGGAG GGTTCGTGGCCTTCACTGCGGTTCTACAACCTCCAAGTGGGGACGGGTCTGATGGCTTTCAATCCATGGGACCCTACAGCAGTGACACCACAATCATTTATGGCAATGTGATCACCAATATTGGAGATGCCTATAATTCAGCAACAG GGATCTTCACTGCTCCAGTGAAAGGAGTCTACTTCTTTACCTTCACTACCTACAGTTgggtgacagagaaagacatcGGTGTCCAGCTGATGAAGAACACTGATGTAGTGTTGACGGTTTGGGAATGGCAGGACAAGGGTGATAATGAAGACTATGCCTCCAACTCAGTGGTTCTGCAGCTGCAGGTTGGAGACATGGTGTACATGAGACTCCCCAAAAATTTCTACATTGCAGCTAGCAGGTTACACAATGTTAACACCTTCACAGGTTATCTGCTTCGTCAGATGTGA